The following proteins come from a genomic window of Malus domestica chromosome 02, GDT2T_hap1:
- the LOC103409904 gene encoding dehydrogenase/reductase SDR family member FEY-like: MGLGGTRSDYTPPYEFLTKNPNFGRTRKHGEKTARIPNVPRPARRSSSILPCFLVVVLLTLIDESFSLVPNPMPLPPINDLTCIVTGSTSGIGREIARQLAESSAHVVMAVRNTKAANELIQKWQNEWSGMGLPLNIKVMELDLLSLDSVVRFAEAWNARLGPLHVLINNAGIFSIGEPQKFSKDGYEEHLQVNHLAPALLSFLLLPSLIRGSPSRIVNLNSVMHYVGFVDTEDMNVVSRKRKYTSLVGYSSSKLAQIMFSSVLHKRLPAESGISVVCVSPGIVQTNVARDLPSIVQAAYHLVPYLLQHSLLCWRPS; encoded by the exons ATGGGCTTAGGTGGGACTCGCTCGGATTACACACCTCCTTACGAGTTCTTAACGAAGAACCCCAATTTTGGGCGGACTCGTAAGCACGGAGAGAAAACCGCGAGGATCCCCAACGTCCCTCGTCCTGCTCGTCGCTCGTCGTCGATCTTGCCCTGCTTCCTCGTCGTcgtcctcctcaccctcatcgACGAAAGCTTCTCGTTGGTGCCCAACCCCATGCCTTTGCCTCCCATCAACGATCTCACTTGCATTGTCACTGGATCCACCAGCGGCATCGGTCGCGAAATCGCCAg GCAGCTGGCGGAATCAAGCGCGCATGTTGTAATGGCGGTGAGGAATACGAAAGCAGCTAATGAGCTGATCCAGAAGTGGCAAAATGAATGGTCTGGAATGGGGCTTCCTCTCAATATTAAG GTAATGGAACTTGATCTGCTTTCATTGGATTCTGTTGTGAGATTTGCCGAAGCATGGAATGCTCGTTTAGGACCTCTCCATGTTCTTATCAACAATGCTGGGATATTTTCAATTGGAG AGCCGCAAAAGTTTTCTAAAGATGGTTACGAAGAACACTTGCAAGTGAATCATCTGGCTCCAGCGTTGCTATCCTTCTTGCTATTGCCTTCCCTTATTAGAGGATCTCCGAGTCGAATTGTTAATTTGAATTCCGTT ATGCATTATGTTGGCTTTGTTGACACAGAAGACATGAACGTTGTTTccaggaaaagaaaatatacaagCTTAGTGGGTTACTCAAGCAGCAAGTTGGCACAG ATTATGTTTAGTAGTGTCCTACATAAGCGGCTGCCTGCTGAATCTGGCATTAGTGTAGTGTGCGTTTCACCTGGAATTGTCCAGACTAATGTT GCAAGGGATCTACCCAGTATTGTTCAGGCTGCGTATCATCTAGTACCTTATTTGCTGCAACATTCACTACTTTGTTGGCGGCCGTCGTAA
- the LOC103407521 gene encoding uncharacterized protein produces MQTLGVKSKRSKIKNQSAPNSQISPPLPADTTMTIDPNHTTASAAANMATARAAAHNTTTTRPVRPAVSSPLPSNLYAAPSLQIRTQSPSSSPVAPAAATHQGVLYPLASSGRGFIPRPIRPAAAAGGEPALIVANAGAVYPSRPLLNFPPQQPIPVHLIRPNYSLAPSPLPPPIRGLPLSSAPPEVAPSSVPDINGFKDMRDKSKDDNLAVIRGRKVRMTDGASLYVHCRSWLRNGFPEEIQPQYGDAVRSLLRPSPIPMASATLQKEGGEAEEKEEKGDDNKDEAEEHIECLSPHDLLERHVKRARKVRARLREERLQRIARYKSRLALLLPPLVEQFRNDLASGN; encoded by the exons ATGCAAACGTTGGGCGTAAAAAGCAAacgttcaaaaattaaaaaccaaagcGCACCAAATTCCCAAATTTCCCCGCCACTGCCCGCAGACACCACCATGACCATAGATCCCAACCACACCACCGCTTCAGCCGCCGCCAACATGGCCACAGCCCGAGCCGCCGCACACAACACAACCACGACGAGGCCGGTAAGACCTGCCGTATCATCTCCTCTTCCTTCTAATCTTTATGCAGCCCCATCCCTCCAAATTCGAACTCAATCGCCATCATCATCACCAGTAGCACCAGCAGCTGCTACTCATCAGGGGGTTTTGTACCCACTGGCTTCCTCTGGCCGAGGCTTTATTCCTCGGCCCATTCGTCCCGCCGCCGCTGCCGGAGGTGAACCCGCACTCATTGTGGCCAACGCCGGAGCTGTGTACCCATCTCGGCCCCTACTCAATTTCCCTCCTCAGCAGCCTATTCCTGTGCATTTGATAAGACCCAACTACAGCTTAGCACCgtctcctcttcctcctcctatTAGGGGCCTTCCCCTTTCCTCTGCTCCTCCTGAG GTTGCTCCATCTTCAGTTCCTGACATCAATGGTTTTAAAGACATGAG GGAtaaaagcaaagatgataactTAGCTGTCATTAGAGGTCGAAAG GTCAGGATGACAGATGGAGCTTCTCTATATGTGCACTGTCGGTCATGGTTGAGGAACGGTTTTCCTGAAGAAATTCAG CCCCAATATGGTGATGCTGTAAGGTCTCTTCTGAGACCTTCACCAATACCTATGGCAAGTGCTACTCTTCAAAAGGAGGGAGGTGAAgcagaggaaaaagaagaaaaaggagatgaTAACAAGGACGAG GCTGAGGAACACATTGAATGTTTATCACCACATGATCTGTTAGAAAGACATGTCAAACGTGCCAGAAAAGTTCGAGCACG ATTAAGAGAGGAACGCTTACAGCGAATTGCAAGGTACAAGTCTAGGCTTGCTCTTCTCCTTCCTCCCTTGGTAGAACAGTTCAGAAATGATCTAGCTTCCGGAAACTGA
- the LOC103413501 gene encoding homeobox-leucine zipper protein HOX11-like, translating into MELCLSLGDHKALAEPSDQTTTTTKTTGFCMNLSIGPSCAAATPPPPPRDEEADKKRDDDDDDDDHIHVDDHIPLQLDLLPWPTSPCNQIQNAGVLSMNVINKAQEVVAAASSSHTNSGSSSFHIMDIGLCSNNNHSKGSAGDGLNNNYHNVYNYKRRAHSAEGQGDDEGERASNSRVGSDDEEDDIINGNANTCRKKLRLSKEQSAFLEESFKEHHTLNPKQKLALAKQLNLRPRQVEVWFQNRRARTKLKQTEVDCEFLKRCCETLTEENRRLNKELQELRALKATHHSNPFYMQSPATTLTLCPSCERTATTSNAAINTTNNTYNNNNNKVLSISTTKVQAAKFPLNRPSFYPFFQPKSHPSSAAS; encoded by the exons ATGGAGCTTTGTTTGAGCTTAGGAGATCATAAGGCTCTTGCAGAGCCATCTGATcagaccaccaccaccaccaaaacgaCAGGGTTTTGCATGAACTTATCAATCGGTCCAAGCTGTGCAGCTGctactcctcctcctcctcctagaGATGAAGAAGCAGATAAAAAacgagatgatgatgatgatgatgatgatcataTCCATGTAGATGACCATATACCACTTCAACTTGATCTTCTCCCTTGGCCTACTTCTCCTTGTAATCAGATTCAAAACG CTGGTGTGCTGTCCATGAACGTGATCAACAAAGCTCAGGAAGTGGTGGCTGCTGCGTCGTCATCGCATACAAACAGTGGTTCGTCGTCGTTTCATATCATGGATATCGGCTTGTGCAGCAATAATAATCACAGTAAGGGCAGTGCTGGTGATGGTCTGAATAACAATTACCACAACGTCTACAACTACAAGAGGAGGGCTCACTCCGCAGAAGGACAAGGCGATGATGAGGGAGAAAGGGCATCTAATTCCAGGGTGGGCAGTGATGATGAGGAGGATGACATCATCAATGGTAACGCTAACACCTGTAGAAAGAAGCTCAGGCTCTCCAAGGAACAATCTGCTTTTCTTGAAGAAAGCTTCAAAGAACACCATACTCTCAACCCT AAGCAAAAGCTAGCACTGGCGAAACAGCTTAATCTTCGTCCAAGACAAGTAGAAGTTTGGTTTCAGAatagaagagcaag AACAAAGTTGAAGCAAACGGAGGTGGACTGTGAGTTCCTGAAGAGATGTTGTGAGACACTGACGGAAGAGAACAGAAGGCTAAACAAAGAGCTACAGGAGTTGAGGGCTTTGAAGGCTACTCATCACTCAAACCCGTTCTACATGCAATCACCAGCCACCACCCTCACCCTGTGCCCTTCTTGCGAGCGCACAGCTACCACCTCTAACGCCGCCATCAACACCACCAACAATACttataacaataataataataaagtctTGTCAATTAGTACTACAAAAGTCCAAGCAGCTAAGTTCCCTCTCAACAGACCCAGCTTCTATCCGTTTTTTCAACCCAAATCCCACCCCTCTTCCGCAGCTTCATGA